The following coding sequences are from one Homalodisca vitripennis isolate AUS2020 chromosome 7, UT_GWSS_2.1, whole genome shotgun sequence window:
- the LOC124366602 gene encoding ankyrin-1-like translates to MSLHKAVAKSSVEEMEALLDSGAKIDSQDYNGQTALFSAIRANFDAGVDILLARGCDVNIANDCNETPLHLAACKFNLGLFEKLLNRGAKLECKNIIGETPLHSAVVWRFSTGVKLLLERGASVHARDCLNCTPVDLALKSGSVEMLLLLLDYGAELPPNVSKFGETPLHVVARLGHVEMVEELLMRGASVTVEDDKGINPLQASWKQPIVHQILMEHVVKLNAVKLVGHVKGSTVIKGMLSFKKACFREINRIRERRIGAKSLYTVFSILGDPTFVFDERFAEVIASKDLKKLFPLYAIIILKSCFEIAKKRLNMLNILMECFPLPLPPEMKRKIFISLCDHDLKNLLEVVKMQMNNSTLS, encoded by the coding sequence ATGTCACTTCACAAGGCAGTGGCTAAATCATCAGTAGAAGAGATGGAAGCTTTGCTGGACTCTGGAGCAAAAATAGACTCCCAGGATTACAACGGACAGACTGCGCTGTTTTCAGCGATCCGAGCCAACTTTGATGCCGGGGTAGATATCTTGTTGGCAAGAGGGTGTGATGTGAATATAGCAAACGATTGTAATGAAACTCCTTTGCATCTGGCAGCTTGCAAGTTCAACTTGGGATTGTTCGAAAAGCTGTTAAATAGAGGGGCGAAACtggaatgtaaaaatataataggaGAGACGCCATTGCACTCAGCAGTTGTATGGAGGTTCAGTACCGGGGTCAAACTGTTGTTAGAAAGAGGAGCTTCAGTTCACGCTAGGGACTGTTTAAATTGCACTCCTGTTGATTTGGCCTTAAAAAGTGGTAGCGTAGAGATGCTTCTACTGTTGTTGGACTACGGAGCCGAGTTGCCACCCAATGTCAGCAAATTTGGTGAGACTCCTCTACACGTTGTGGCCAGACTGGGACATGTGGAGATGGTGGAGGAACTCCTCATGCGAGGAGCTTCGGTAACCGTGGAGGATGACAAGGGGATTAATCCCTTGCAGGCATCCTGGAAGCAGCCAATAGTACATCAGATCCTTATGGAGCACGTTGTGAAGCTAAATGCTGTCAAATTGGTGGGGCATGTAAAAGGATCAACAGTCATCAAAGGAATGTTGTCATTTAAGAAGGCTTGTTTTCGGGAGATAAATAGAATACGGGAGAGAAGAATCGGTGCAAAATCACTCTATACAGTGTTTTCTATCTTAGGAGATCCTACGTTTGTATTTGATGAACGTTTTGCAGAAGTAATTGCAAGTAAAGACTTAAAAAAGCTGTTTCCGCTTtatgcaataattattttaaagtcatGTTTTGAAATTGCAAAAAAGAGATTGAACATGTTAAATATTCTTATGGAGTGTTTTCCCTTACCATTACCTCCTGAAATGAAAAGGAAAATCTTTATCAGTCTTTGTGACCATGATTTAAAGAACTTGCTAGAGGTTGTTAAAATGCAAATGAACAATTCTACCTTAAGTTAG